The segment TCTTTGATGAGGTTTTACGCGATCATAGGTGCCTTCAAAATCAAATCCTATTCCACCTTCTTTAGCTTCCATCCTATAAGAGAACCTGCCGTTTTCCCTCAGGTCATTTTCAGCGGCAGGGCTGTGCCATTCGGGGCTGGCAAAATTCCAGTGGATGATATGCTCAGGCTTTGTCCAGTATTCCCAAACTTTTTCTATAGAGGCCGTCACGCTGGCCTGAACTGTAATTTTTTGTTTCTGCTCTTCCATTGATTTAGTAATTTCAATAATATAATTAGAGGGGATAAGAGTATGTCAATTACCGGGTGGCTTCCCGCAATACTTCAAGATCAAATTTTTTCATGTGCATCACCGCCTCCATTCCTCTATTAGCTTTTTCTCTCTCTGGATTACCCAGTATTTCTTCCATGCCCTGGGGAATTACCTGCCATGAAACTCCATATTTGTCTTTAAGCCATCCACATTGCTGGGCATTGGGATCACCACCTGCAGTGAGTTTATCCCAATAATAATCTATTTCCTCCTGGTCTTTACAGGTTATAATAAATGATACCGCTTCATTAAAAGGAAAATCATTTTCCATGCCGCTGTCCATAGCCATATAAGTCTCCCCTTCCAGAAGAAATTGCGCGTGCATAATGCTTCCGTTAGCATAAGAATTTTCCGGTCCATAATTTAAAATGCCCTGAATTTCAGCGTCCTTAAACATGGAATTATAAAATCTGATTGCCTCCTCGGCTTTCCCGTGTATTTTTCCGGTAAAAAATAGTAAGGGAACTATTTTTTGATTGAAATCCTCCTCTTCTTCCAGCATCAATTGCCAACTCAGGCCATATTTATCCTGAACCCATGCGTATTTTGGGCTCCAG is part of the Antarcticibacterium sp. 1MA-6-2 genome and harbors:
- a CDS encoding SRPBCC family protein, which gives rise to MEEQKQKITVQASVTASIEKVWEYWTKPEHIIHWNFASPEWHSPAAENDLRENGRFSYRMEAKEGGIGFDFEGTYDRVKPHQRIDYTLGDDRKVTVMFRKEGEKTSVEEIFEAEDSHSIEMQKTGWQAILDNFKFYVENN
- a CDS encoding VOC family protein, translating into MRKRKQKIIPNLWFSHQAEEAVKFYTSVFTNSEIHRSTKYMEAGQEIHQMEPGSVMTVEFEMEGLKIVALNGGPHFKFNPSVSLFVLCKTAEETESLWQKLSEGGKILIPLDSYDWSPKYAWVQDKYGLSWQLMLEEEEDFNQKIVPLLFFTGKIHGKAEEAIRFYNSMFKDAEIQGILNYGPENSYANGSIMHAQFLLEGETYMAMDSGMENDFPFNEAVSFIITCKDQEEIDYYWDKLTAGGDPNAQQCGWLKDKYGVSWQVIPQGMEEILGNPEREKANRGMEAVMHMKKFDLEVLREATR